From one Eucalyptus grandis isolate ANBG69807.140 chromosome 9, ASM1654582v1, whole genome shotgun sequence genomic stretch:
- the LOC104420354 gene encoding probable receptor-like protein kinase At2g23200, protein MAKLHIHGVHAPTFILFFVSIQYPLLLLTLSSAYTTQTSYFINCGSSNSQNYSNRVFVRDTGSDSISFTKQSTSAQSSSQFSSVLPIYNTARIFRNPSSQYALEGMDRGTHIVRLHFFPFASTSNLSEAVFDVSVDGLTLLSNFQVPSSNGSLVVEEFLLTINTTKFVLYFRPRGSSFAFINALEVFLVPDRFIPGSAPSVGTLAINSSNYSRISSQVLRTVYLINVGGDEVALGDDPLWRSWVPDSNYIHVPNAAQNSPSYGSVLNYQDDLDKYLASERVYRTAKVMNESAWGLYPNTTWNFKVSANASHLVRLISVTSLACLSTWCTSIFILMGISLSTSTHTV, encoded by the coding sequence ATGGCAAAGCTTCACATCCATGGAGTCCACGCCCCTaccttcattctcttcttcgTCTCTATTCAGTACCCACTTCTTCTTCTCACTCTTTCCTCAGCCTACACAACTCAGACCAGTTACTTCATCAATTGTGGATCAAGCAACAGCCAGAACTATTCCAACAGGGTCTTTGTCCGTGACACGGGTTCTGACTCCATCTCCTTCACAAAACAGAGTACCTCCGCCCAATCCAGCAGCCAATTCTCGAGCGTCTTACCTATTTACAACACGGCAAGAATCTTCAGAAACCCTTCGTCGCAATACGCTCTTGAGGGAATGGATAGAGGTACTCACATCGTGCGACTCCACTTTTTCCCTTTCGCTTCCACAAGCAATCTCTCCGAGGCCGTGTTCGATGTCTCTGTAGATGGGCTCACGCTTCTCAGCAATTTCCAAGTGCCCAGTAGTAACGGCTCTCTTGTGGTGGAGGAGTTCTTGCTTACCATAAATACTACTAAGTTCGTACTCTATTTTCGTCCTCGAGGGTCATCTTTTGCATTTATCAATGCCCTTGAAGTGTTCCTTGTGCCTGATAGATTCATTCCTGGTTCTGCTCCGAGTGTGGGCACTTTGGCGATTAATAGCAGCAACTATAGCAGAATTTCCTCCCAGGTTTTGCGCACGGTTTACCTTATTAATGTCGGAGGCGATGAAGTAGCTCTGGGCGATGATCCTTTGTGGAGAAGTTGGGTTCCTGATAGTAATTACATTCATGTCCCAAACGCTGCACAAAATAGCCCTAGCTATGGGAGTGTTCTTAATTACCAGGATGATCTAGACAAATACTTAGCATCGGAACGCGTTTACCGGACTGCTAAGGTGATGAACGAATCTGCTTGGGGATTATACCCCAACACCACCTGGAATTTCAAGGTGAGCGCAAACGCCTCGCACTTGGTCCGGCTCATTTCTGTGACATCATTAGCCTGTCTCTCAACATGGTGCACTTCAATCTTTATATTAATGGGAATTTCACTGAGTACATCGACCCATACAGTGTAA
- the LOC104418496 gene encoding probable receptor-like protein kinase At5g24010, giving the protein MAKLHIIHGVHTPGFILFFVSLQFPLLLTLSSTCTTQTSYFINCGSSKSLNYSDRVFVGDTSSDSISFTKQSTSTQSSNQFSTVSEIYDTARIFGSPSSQYVLDVNDKGTHIVRLHFLPFASTRNLSEAVFNVSVRGLTLLSDFQIPGSTNSPVVEEFLLSINSNKFILYFSPQGSSFAFINALEVFLVPDGVIPGSAPSVGISGKNSGNYSGIPSQVSRTVYRINVGGDEVTPVYDPLWRSWDPDDNYIYPPNAAKDTAGYGRNLNYQDGSLDRCLPSERIYLTAKEMNASAWPLHPNTTWGFNVSANVPHLVRAHFCDFISPSLNTVYFNLYIYENFAEFIDPYNKEGFREDAVPFHYDYVVQPGSSGLVNMSIGLLSASETTSQQAYLNGLEIMEILGSWDSHFVPSGGENQNKHISLIIGLVSGSILFLCIFVSAAIFICKHRKPKRTEISVWSPLPAFGGGSSHSRLIEQSNHDSIVPNFHLGLKIPLAEIHFATNKFDSKLLIGKGGFGNVYRGTLRDGTKVAIKRSELGSGQGFSEFQTEITILSKIRHRHLVSLIGYCAEQSEMILVYEFMEKGSLRDHLYNSDFPYLPWKQRLEICVGAARGLHYLHRGAAGGIIHRDIKSTNILLDENYVAKVADFGLSKSGPLDQSQTHVSTGVKGTFGYLDPEYFKTQQLTEKSDVYSFGVVLLEVLCARPAIVPSLPREEANLADWGIRCIQKGTIEQIVDPVLAGEINPNSLKKYGEVAEKCLQEEDEERPSMGDVLWDLEYALQLQQTAVKRGMYDDSTTDGSSILTLSNVRKLPSFSTDLEEEGVSKEWADSSETSTTGVFSQMKIDEAR; this is encoded by the coding sequence ATGGCAAAGCTTCACATCATCCATGGAGTCCACACCCCTGGCTTCATTCTCTTCTTCGTCTCTCTTCAGTTCCCACTTCTTCTCACTCTTTCCTCGACCTGCACAACTCAGACCAGTTACTTCATCAATTGTGGATCAAGCAAAAGCCTGAACTATTCCGACAGGGTCTTTGTCGGGGATACGAGTTCTGACTCCATCTCCTTCACAAAACAGAGTACCTCCACGCAATCCAGCAACCAATTCTCGACCGTCTCAGAAATCTACGACACAGCAAGAATCTTCGGAAGCCCTTCGTCGCAATACGTTCTTGATGTAAATGATAAAGGTACTCACATCGTGCGACTCCACTTTCTCCCTTTCGCTTCCACAAGAAATCTCTCTGAGGCTGTGTTCAATGTCTCAGTAAGGGGGCTCACCCTTCTCAGCGATTTCCAAATTCCCGGTAGTACCAACTCTCCTGTAGTGGAGGAGTTCTTGCTTAGCATAAATAGTAATAAGTTTATACTTTATTTTAGTCCTCAAGGGTCATCCTTCGCATTTATAAATGCCCTTGAAGTGTTCCTTGTGCCCGATGGAGTCATTCCTGGTTCTGCTCCGAGTGTGGGCATTTCAGGGAAAAATAGCGGCAACTACAGTGGAATTCCCTCCCAAGTCTCACGAACAGTTTACCGAATAAATGTCGGTGGCGATGAAGTAACTCCGGTTTATGATCCTTTGTGGAGAAGTTGGGATCCTGATGATAATTACATTTATCCCCCAAATGCTGCAAAAGATACAGCTGGCTATGGGAGAAATCTTAATTACCAGGATGGTTCTCTAGACAGATGCTTACCATCGGAACGCATTTACCTGACTGCTAAGGAGATGAATGCATCTGCTTGGCCATTACACCCCAACACCACCTGGGGTTTTAACGTGAGTGCCAACGTCCCACACTTGGTCCGGGCTCATTTCTGCGACTTCATTAGCCCGTCTCTCAACACAGTGTACTTTAATCTCTACATTTATGAGAATTTCGCTGAGTTCATCGACCCGTATAATAAAGAAGGGTTTCGTGAGGATGCAGTTCCTTTTCATTATGATTACGTAGTTCAACCGGGCAGCTCAGGGTTAGTGAACATGAGCATTGGCCTCCTTAGTGCATcagagacaacgtctcagcaggCCTATCTCAATGGCCTGGAGATAATGGAGATACTTGGGTCGTGGGACTCACATTTTGTGCCATCTGGGGGCGAAAACCAGAATAAGCACATTAGCCTCATAATTGGTCTAGTTTCCGGAAGCATCTTGTTTCTCTGCATATTTGTATCTGCAGCGATCTTCATATGCAAGCATAGAAAGCCAAAGAGAACAGAAATTTCGGTTTGGTCACCATTACCTGCATTCGGAGGAGGCAGTTCTCACAGTAGACTGATTGAGCAAAGTAACCATGACTCCATCGTCCCTAATTTTCACCTGGGACTGAAAATACCCCTCGCTGAAATCCATTTTGCTACCAACAAGTTCGATAGCAAACTTTTGATCGGGAAGGGTGGATTTGGCAATGTCTACAGAGGAACTCTCAGGGACGGCACCAAAGTTGCCATAAAACGGAGCGAGCTGGGGTCAGGACAAGGCTTCTCCGAGTTCCAAACAGAGATCACCATTTTGTCCAAAATCCGCCATCGCCACCTCGTCTCCTTAATTGGGTATTGTGCTGAACAGTCCGAGATGATACTTGTTTACGAGTTTATGGAGAAGGGGAGCTTAAGAGATCACCTGTACAATTCCGATTTCCCATACTTACCATGGAAGCAAAGGCTCGAGATCTGTGTTGGAGCAGCCCGGGGCTTGCACTACCTCCACAGAGGCGCGGCTGGAGGAATTATTCATCGGGACATCAAGTCCACCAACattttgcttgatgagaattATGTTGCGAAGGTTGCTGACTTTGGTCTCTCCAAGTCGGGGCCTCTTGATCAAAGTCAAACCCATGTGAGTACGGGGGTCAAGGGCACCTTCGGGTACCTCGATCCAGAGTACTTTAAGACCCAACAGCTGACGGAAAAATCAGATGTGTACTCATTCGGAGTGGTTCTTCTCGAGGTGCTATGTGCTCGGCCTGCTATTGTCCCTTCGCTTCCTAGAGAAGAGGCGAACTTGGCCGACTGGGGCATTAGGTGCATCCAGAAAGGAACCATCGAGCAAATAGTGGACCCCGTTCTTGCTGGTGAGATCAATCCCAACTCGCTGAAGAAATATGGGGAGGTTGCTGAGAAATGCTTGCAAGAAGAGGACGAAGAGAGGCCTAGCATGGGGGATGTGCTCTGGGACTTGGAATACGCCTTGCAGCTTCAGCAAACTGCAGTGAAAAGAGGGATGTACGACGACAGCACGACTGACGGTTCGTCGATATTGACTCTTTCAAATGTGAGGAAGCTCCCATCATTTAGCACAGACTTGGAGGAAGAGGGCGTGAGCAAAGAATGGGCGGATAGCTCAGAGACGTCCACGACTGGAGTTTTCTCCCAGATGAAGATTGATGAAGCCAGATGA